A genome region from Meleagris gallopavo isolate NT-WF06-2002-E0010 breed Aviagen turkey brand Nicholas breeding stock chromosome 9, Turkey_5.1, whole genome shotgun sequence includes the following:
- the CHMP1B gene encoding charged multivesicular body protein 1b, whose protein sequence is MSNMEKHLFNLKFAAKELNRNSKRCDKEEKAEKAKIKKAIQKGNMEVARIHAENAIRQKNQAINFLRMSARVDAVAARVQTAVTMGKVTKSMAGVVKSMDATLKSMNLEKISALMDKFEHQFETLDVQTQQMEDTMSNTTTLTTPQNQVDMLLQEMADEAGLDLNMELPQGQTGSVGTSVASAEQDELSQRLARLRDQV, encoded by the exons ATGTCTAACATGGAGA AACACCTGTTTAATTTGAAGTTTGCTGCAAAGGAACTCAACAGGAACTCAAAAAGATGcgacaaagaagaaaaggctgagaaagcaaaaattaagAAG GCCATCCAGAAGGGGAACATGGAAGTTGCACGAATACATGCAGAAAATGCCATCCGCCAGAAGAACCAAGCCATTAATTTCCTGCGCATGAGTGCCAGGGTTGATGCTGTGGCAGCAAGAGTTCAGACTGCAGTGACAATGGGCAAG GTGACAAAGTCGATGGCAGGGGTAGTTAAATCCATGGATGCCACTCTGAAGAGCATGAACTTGGAAAAG ATATCTGCATTAATGGATAAATTTGAACACCAGTTTGAAACACTAGATGTGCAGACACAGCAGATGGAGGACACAATGAGCAACACTACAACACTAACGACGCCACAG aaCCAAGTGGATATGCTTCTACAGGAAATGGCAGATGAAGCAGG TCTTGATCTGAACATGGAACTACCTCAAGGGCAGACAGGTTCTGTTGGTACAAGTGTTGCCTCAGCAGAGCAG GATGAGCTGTCACAGAGACTGGCCCGCCTTCGTGATCAAGTTTAA
- the TBX22 gene encoding T-box transcription factor TBX22, which produces MIITKAGRRMFPSVRVKVKGLEPMQQYYIAIDVVPVDSKRYRYVYHSSQWMVAGNTDHSCITPRLYIHPDSPCSGETWMRQIISFDRVKLTNNEMDDKGHIILQSMHKYKPRVHVIAQDSRFDLAQIQSLPAEGVQTFSFQETEFTTVTAYQNQQITKLKIDRNPFAKGFRDPGRNRGVLDGLLEPFPWRPQLALDLKAFGADSQGSSSSSSPVTSSAGTPSPLNPLLSPPCSPPTFHLAVSGAGAPCPEPHLPGLGVPLCYRLCPANLLRQQPLILPSHQKPGGPGPPILPHFVVDVPKLSSLGIASLKSSKSEDLSGPCLQVPNSASQMLYGLHASGNIFPSSPIAREALNCSLHPPYGLYGYSFSVPSRLTSAASHFGVSDSLPAAFRDGRCNHPSWHSAINHCL; this is translated from the exons ATGATCATCACCAAGGCCGGCAG GCGGATGTTCCCATCAGTCAGGGTGAAGGTGAAGGGGTTGGAGCCAATGCAGCAGTATTACATCGCCATCGACGTTGTGCCAGTGGACTCCAAACGGTACAG GTACGTCTACCACAGCTCGCAGTGGATGGTGGCAGGGAACACAGACCACTCCTGCATCACACCACGGCTCTACATCCACCCCGACTCCCCCTGCTCGGGGGAAACATGGATGAGGCAAATCATCAGCTTCGACCGGGTGAAGCTCACCAACAACGAGATGGACGACAAGGGGCAC ATCATCCTGCAGTCCATGCACAAGTACAAGCCCCGTGTCCACGTTATTGCCCAGGACTCCCGCTTCGACCTGGCACAGATTCAGTCGCTGCCAGCTGAGGGGGTGCAAACCTTCTCCTTCCAGGAGACCGAGTTCACCACAGTGACAGCCTACCAGAACCAGCAG ATCACCAAGCTGAAGATCGACAGGAACCCCTTTGCCAAAGGCTTTCGGGACCCTGGCAGGAACAG GGGAGTGCTGGATGGGCTCCTGGAGCCGTTCCCATGGCGGCCACAACTCGCACTGGACTTGAAGGCCTTCGGCGCGGACAGCCAGG gcagcagctccagctcttcCCCGGTGACCTCTAGCGCTGGGACACCCTCTCCCCTCAACCCGCTGCTGTCCCCTCCGTGCTCACCTCCCACCTTCCACCTGGCTGTGAGCGGTGCCGGCGCGCCGTGCCCTGAGCCCCACCTGCCCGGCCTCGGCGTGCCCCTCTGCTACCGGCTGTGCCCCGCCAACCTCCTCCGCCAGCAGCCCCTCATCCTCCCCAGCCACCAGAAGCCAGGCGGCCCCGGTCCCCCCATCCTGCCCCACTTTGTGGTCGATGTCCCCAAGCTCTCCTCCCTCGGCATCGCCAGCCTGAAGAGCTCTAAGTCTGAAGACCTGAGCGGGCCGTGTCTGCAGGTCCCCAACTCCGCCAGCCAAATGCTATATGGATTACACGCATCTGGAAACATTTTCCCATCGAGTCCCATTGCTCGGGAAGCACTTAATTGTTCCTTACATCCTCCATATGGTTTGTACGGCTACAGCTTCTCCGTGCCATCCAGACTGACGAGCGCGGCGAGCCATTTTGGGGTGAGTGACAGCCTGCCCGCTGCCTTCAGGGACGGCCGGTGCAATCACCCCAGCTGGCACTCAGCAATTAACCACTGCCTTTAG